A genomic stretch from Pseudomonas sp. MUP55 includes:
- a CDS encoding 3-methyl-2-oxobutanoate dehydrogenase (2-methylpropanoyl-transferring) subunit alpha has protein sequence MTQPYEPLRLHVPEPSGRPGCKTDFTYLRLTDAGLVRKPAIDVEPSDTADLAKGLIRVLDDQGQALGPWAEGVSSEIMRRGMRAMLKTRIFDNRMVVAQRQKKMSFYMQSLGEEAIGSAQALALNIDDMCFPTYRQQSILMAREVPLVDLICQLLSNERDPLKGRQLPIMYSVKDAGFFTISGNLATQFVQGVGWGMASAIKGDTKIASAWIGDGATAESDFHTALTFAHVYRAPVILNVVNNQWAISTFQAIAGGEATTFAGRGVGCGIASLRVDGNDFIAVYAASAWAAERARRNLGPTLIEWVTYRAGPHSTSDDPSKYRPADDWSHFPLGDPIARLKQHLIRIGQWSEEEHAAVSAELEAEVIAAQKQAEQYGTLAGGQIPSAATMFEDVYKEMPEHLKRQRQELGV, from the coding sequence ATGACCCAGCCGTATGAACCACTGCGCCTGCACGTCCCTGAACCCTCGGGCCGTCCAGGCTGCAAGACCGACTTCACCTACCTGCGCCTGACCGACGCCGGCCTGGTGCGCAAACCCGCCATCGACGTAGAGCCTTCCGACACCGCCGACCTGGCCAAGGGCCTGATCCGCGTGCTCGATGACCAGGGCCAGGCCCTGGGCCCGTGGGCCGAAGGCGTCTCGAGCGAGATCATGCGCCGCGGCATGCGCGCGATGCTCAAGACGCGCATCTTCGACAACCGCATGGTGGTCGCCCAGCGTCAGAAAAAAATGTCGTTCTACATGCAAAGCCTTGGCGAAGAAGCCATCGGCAGCGCCCAGGCCCTGGCCTTGAACATTGACGACATGTGCTTCCCCACCTACCGCCAGCAAAGCATCCTGATGGCCCGCGAGGTGCCGCTGGTGGACCTGATCTGCCAACTGCTGTCCAACGAGCGCGACCCGCTCAAGGGTCGCCAGCTGCCAATCATGTACTCGGTCAAGGACGCCGGTTTCTTCACCATTTCCGGCAACCTCGCCACCCAGTTCGTACAGGGCGTGGGCTGGGGCATGGCCTCGGCGATCAAGGGCGATACCAAGATCGCTTCGGCCTGGATCGGCGACGGCGCCACGGCTGAATCCGACTTCCACACCGCCCTCACCTTCGCGCACGTCTACCGCGCCCCGGTGATCCTCAACGTGGTGAACAACCAGTGGGCCATCTCGACCTTTCAAGCTATCGCCGGTGGTGAAGCCACCACCTTCGCCGGACGCGGCGTGGGCTGTGGCATCGCCTCGCTGCGGGTCGATGGCAACGATTTCATCGCGGTGTACGCCGCCTCCGCCTGGGCCGCCGAACGCGCCCGGCGTAACCTGGGGCCGACGCTGATCGAGTGGGTGACTTACCGCGCCGGCCCGCACTCGACCTCCGACGACCCGTCCAAGTACCGCCCCGCCGATGACTGGAGCCACTTCCCGCTGGGTGACCCGATTGCCCGTCTCAAGCAGCACCTGATCAGGATTGGCCAGTGGTCCGAAGAGGAACACGCGGCGGTCAGCGCCGAACTTGAAGCCGAAGTCATCGCGGCACAGAAACAGGCCGAACAGTACGGCACCCTCGCCGGCGGCCAGATTCCAAGCGCCGCGACCATGTTCGAAGACGTCTACAAAGAGATGCCGGAGCACTTGAAGCGCCAGCGTCAAGAGCTGGGGGTCTGA
- a CDS encoding alpha-ketoacid dehydrogenase subunit beta, translated as MNDHNNSIELETAMTTTTMTMIQALRSAMDVMLERDDNVVVFGQDVGYFGGVFRCTEGLQTKYGSSRVFDAPISESGIVGVAVGMGAYGLRPVAEIQFADYVYPATDQIISEAARLRYRSAGQFTAPLTMRMPCGGGIYGGQTHSQSIEAVFTQVCGLRTVMPSNPYDAKGLLIASIENDDPVIFLEPKRLYNGPFDGHHDRPVTPWSKHPQAQVPDGYYTVPLDVAAIVRPGSAVTVLTYGTTVYVSQVAAEETGIDAEVIDLRSLWPLDLDTIVKSVKKTGRCVVVHEATRTCGFGAELVSLVQEHCFHHLEAPIERVTGWDTPYPHAQEWAYFPGPSRVGAALKRVMEV; from the coding sequence ATGAACGATCACAACAACAGCATCGAACTGGAAACCGCCATGACCACCACCACCATGACCATGATCCAGGCCCTGCGCTCGGCCATGGATGTGATGCTTGAACGTGACGACAACGTGGTGGTGTTCGGCCAGGACGTCGGTTACTTCGGCGGCGTGTTCCGTTGCACCGAAGGCCTGCAAACCAAGTACGGCAGCTCACGGGTATTCGACGCACCGATCTCCGAAAGCGGCATCGTCGGCGTGGCGGTGGGCATGGGTGCCTACGGCCTGCGCCCGGTCGCGGAAATCCAGTTCGCCGACTACGTCTACCCCGCCACCGATCAGATCATCTCCGAAGCGGCGCGCCTGCGTTATCGCTCGGCCGGCCAGTTCACCGCGCCCTTGACCATGCGCATGCCGTGCGGCGGCGGCATTTATGGCGGCCAGACCCACAGCCAGAGCATCGAAGCGGTATTCACTCAGGTCTGCGGCCTGCGCACCGTGATGCCATCCAACCCCTATGACGCCAAGGGCCTGCTGATCGCCTCCATCGAAAACGATGACCCGGTGATCTTCCTGGAACCCAAGCGCCTGTATAACGGCCCGTTCGATGGCCATCACGACCGCCCGGTAACACCGTGGTCGAAACACCCGCAAGCGCAAGTGCCGGACGGTTACTACACCGTGCCGCTGGACGTCGCCGCCATTGTGCGTCCGGGTTCGGCCGTAACCGTGCTGACCTACGGCACCACCGTGTACGTGTCGCAAGTCGCCGCCGAAGAAACCGGCATCGACGCTGAAGTCATCGACCTGCGCAGCCTGTGGCCGCTGGACCTGGACACCATCGTCAAGTCGGTGAAAAAGACCGGCCGTTGCGTGGTGGTGCACGAAGCCACGCGCACCTGCGGGTTTGGCGCCGAGCTGGTGTCGCTGGTGCAGGAACATTGCTTCCACCACCTGGAAGCGCCGATCGAACGCGTCACCGGCTGGGACACCCCCTACCCGCACGCGCAGGAGTGGGCGTATTTCCCAGGCCCGTCCCGAGTGGGCGCGGCGTTGAAACGGGTCATGGAGGTCTGA
- a CDS encoding dihydrolipoamide acetyltransferase family protein, translating to MGTHVIKMPDIGEGIAEVELSQWHVKVGDLVVEDQVLADVMTDKAMVDIPSPVHGKVLSLGGEPGEVMAVGSILISIEVEGVGNAKEAPAVAAPVEKSAPVVESKSAPVQAKPAPVATKVQAPVARDAAERPLASPAVRKHALDAGIPLRLVQGTGPAGRILHEDLDAYLQQGASSSSSAANPYAERHDEHQIPVIGMRRKIAQRMQDATRRAAHFSYVEEIDVTVLDELRVHLNEKHGATRGKLTLLPFIVRAMVVALRDFPQINARYDDEAQVITRLGAVHVGVATQSDVGLMVPVVRHAEARNLWGTAEEIARLATAARNGKASRDELSGSTITLTSLGALGGIVSTPVLNLPEVAIVGVNRIVERPMVIKGQIVVRKMMNLSSSFDHRVVDGMDAAQFIQAIRGLLEQPASLFLE from the coding sequence ATGGGCACGCACGTTATCAAGATGCCGGACATTGGCGAAGGCATCGCAGAAGTTGAACTGTCGCAGTGGCACGTAAAAGTCGGCGACCTGGTGGTCGAAGATCAGGTGCTGGCGGACGTGATGACCGACAAGGCGATGGTGGATATCCCCTCGCCGGTCCACGGCAAGGTGCTGTCTCTGGGCGGCGAGCCGGGCGAAGTCATGGCAGTGGGCAGTATTCTGATCAGCATTGAAGTGGAAGGCGTCGGCAACGCCAAGGAAGCACCGGCGGTGGCCGCACCGGTGGAAAAATCCGCGCCTGTGGTGGAGAGCAAATCGGCACCGGTGCAAGCCAAGCCCGCGCCTGTCGCCACTAAGGTTCAAGCGCCCGTGGCCCGCGACGCGGCCGAGCGACCGCTGGCCTCCCCCGCCGTGCGCAAGCATGCGCTGGACGCGGGTATCCCGTTGCGCCTGGTCCAGGGCACAGGCCCGGCCGGGCGGATCCTGCATGAAGACCTCGACGCCTACCTGCAGCAAGGCGCGAGCAGCTCCTCGAGCGCCGCCAACCCCTACGCCGAACGCCACGACGAGCACCAGATTCCGGTGATCGGCATGCGCCGCAAGATCGCCCAGCGCATGCAGGACGCCACCCGCCGCGCCGCGCATTTCAGCTACGTGGAAGAAATCGACGTCACCGTGCTGGACGAACTGCGCGTGCACCTCAATGAGAAACACGGCGCCACACGCGGCAAGCTGACCCTGTTGCCGTTCATCGTGCGTGCCATGGTGGTGGCGCTGCGCGACTTCCCGCAGATCAACGCGCGCTACGACGATGAAGCCCAAGTCATCACCCGCCTCGGCGCCGTGCATGTGGGCGTCGCCACCCAGAGCGACGTCGGCCTGATGGTGCCGGTGGTGCGCCACGCCGAAGCCCGCAATCTGTGGGGCACTGCCGAAGAAATCGCGCGCCTGGCCACGGCGGCGCGCAATGGCAAGGCCAGCCGTGACGAGCTGTCGGGCTCCACCATCACCCTGACCAGCCTTGGCGCGCTGGGTGGGATTGTCAGCACGCCGGTGCTGAACCTGCCGGAAGTGGCCATCGTCGGCGTCAACCGCATCGTCGAGCGGCCCATGGTGATCAAGGGTCAGATCGTGGTGCGCAAGATGATGAACCTCTCCAGCTCGTTCGACCACCGCGTGGTCGATGGCATGGACGCGGCGCAATTCATCCAGGCCATTCGCGGCCTGCTCGAACAACCCGCCAGCCTATTCCTGGAGTAA
- the lpdA gene encoding dihydrolipoyl dehydrogenase, whose protein sequence is MTQTLHTTLLIIGGGPGGYVAAIRAGQLGIPTILVEGQALGGTCLNIGCIPSKALIHVAEQFQQSVHHSQGSPLGIEVNAPSLDIRKSVEWKDGIVDRLTTGVAALLKKHKVQVIHGWAKVVDGKTVDVGDQRIQCEHLLLATGSKSVELPMLPLGGPIISSTEALAPTRIPKRLIVVGGGYIGLELGIAYRKLGADVSVVEAQDRILPAYEAELTQPVGESLKQLGVKLYLKHSVTDFADNCLQVRDPNGDTLSLATDQVLVAVGRKPNTQGWNLEALDLAMNGAAIRIDSRCQTSMRNVWAIGDLSGEPMLAHRAMAQGEMVAELISGKSREFNPAAIPAVCFTDPELVVVGKTPDDAKAAGLDCIVSSFPFAANGRAMTLESKAGFVRVVARRDNHLIVGWQAVGAGVSELSTAFGLSLEMGSRLEDVAGTIHAHPTLGEAVQEAALRALGHALHL, encoded by the coding sequence ATGACTCAGACACTACACACGACGCTGCTGATTATCGGCGGCGGCCCTGGCGGTTATGTGGCGGCGATTCGCGCCGGCCAGCTGGGCATCCCGACCATTCTGGTGGAAGGCCAGGCGTTGGGCGGCACCTGCCTGAACATCGGCTGCATTCCATCCAAGGCCTTGATCCATGTGGCCGAGCAGTTCCAGCAAAGCGTGCACCACAGCCAGGGCTCGCCCCTGGGCATCGAAGTGAATGCGCCGAGCCTGGACATCCGCAAAAGCGTGGAATGGAAAGACGGCATCGTCGACCGCCTGACCACCGGTGTCGCCGCACTGCTGAAGAAACACAAGGTGCAAGTGATCCACGGCTGGGCCAAGGTGGTGGACGGCAAGACCGTCGACGTGGGCGATCAGCGCATTCAATGCGAACACCTGCTGCTGGCCACCGGTTCGAAAAGCGTCGAACTGCCGATGCTGCCGCTGGGCGGGCCGATCATCTCGTCCACCGAAGCCCTGGCACCCACCCGCATACCGAAGCGGCTGATCGTGGTGGGCGGCGGTTATATCGGCCTGGAGCTGGGCATTGCCTACCGCAAACTGGGGGCTGACGTCAGTGTGGTCGAGGCTCAGGACCGCATCCTGCCGGCCTATGAAGCCGAGCTGACCCAGCCGGTCGGCGAGTCCCTCAAGCAATTGGGGGTCAAGCTGTACCTCAAGCACAGCGTCACCGATTTTGCCGATAACTGCCTGCAAGTGCGCGACCCCAATGGCGATACGCTGTCGCTGGCGACCGATCAGGTGCTGGTGGCCGTGGGCCGCAAACCCAACACCCAGGGCTGGAACCTCGAAGCGCTGGACCTGGCAATGAACGGCGCGGCGATCAGGATCGACAGCCGCTGCCAGACCAGCATGCGCAACGTCTGGGCCATCGGCGACCTGAGCGGCGAGCCGATGCTGGCGCACCGGGCCATGGCCCAGGGCGAAATGGTTGCTGAACTGATCAGTGGCAAATCCCGCGAATTCAACCCGGCGGCGATCCCGGCCGTGTGCTTTACCGACCCGGAACTGGTGGTGGTCGGCAAGACGCCTGACGACGCCAAGGCGGCCGGTCTGGACTGCATCGTGTCGAGCTTCCCCTTCGCCGCCAACGGCCGGGCCATGACCCTGGAGTCGAAAGCCGGCTTCGTGCGGGTGGTGGCACGGCGTGACAATCATCTGATTGTCGGCTGGCAGGCGGTGGGCGCGGGTGTCTCGGAACTGTCCACAGCGTTTGGCCTGAGCCTGGAAATGGGTTCGCGCCTGGAAGACGTGGCCGGCACCATCCACGCTCACCCGACATTGGGTGAAGCCGTGCAGGAAGCCGCGCTGCGGGCGCTGGGCCACGCGCTGCATCTGTAG
- a CDS encoding branched-chain amino acid aminotransferase, with protein sequence MGNESINWDKLGFDYIKTDKRFLQVWKNGEWQDGTLTDDNVLHISEGSTALHYGQQCFEGLKAYRCKDGSINLFRPDQNAARMQRSCARLLMPHVTTEAFIDACKQVVKANERFIPPYGSGGALYLRPFVIGTGDNIGVRTAPEFIFSVFCIPVGAYFKGGLVPHNFQISTFDRAAPQGTGAAKVGGNYAASLMPGSEAKKSGFADAIYLDPMTHSKIEEVGSANFFGITHDNQFITPKSPSVLPGITRLSLIELAQTRLGLDVVEGEVFIDKLDQFKEAGACGTAAVISPIGGIQYNGKLHVFHSETEVGPITQKLYKELTGVQTGDVEAPAGWIVKV encoded by the coding sequence ATGGGTAACGAAAGCATCAATTGGGACAAGCTGGGTTTTGACTACATCAAGACCGACAAGCGGTTTCTCCAGGTCTGGAAAAACGGCGAATGGCAAGACGGCACCCTGACCGACGACAATGTGCTGCACATCAGCGAGGGCTCCACTGCCCTGCACTATGGCCAGCAGTGCTTTGAAGGCCTCAAGGCCTACCGCTGCAAGGACGGCTCGATCAACCTGTTCCGTCCAGACCAGAACGCCGCGCGCATGCAGCGCAGCTGTGCCCGCCTGCTGATGCCGCATGTGACAACCGAGGCATTCATCGATGCCTGCAAGCAAGTGGTCAAGGCCAACGAGCGCTTCATCCCGCCTTACGGCAGCGGCGGCGCGCTGTACCTGCGCCCGTTCGTGATCGGCACCGGTGACAACATCGGTGTACGCACCGCACCGGAGTTCATCTTCTCGGTGTTCTGCATCCCGGTTGGCGCCTATTTCAAAGGCGGCCTGGTGCCCCACAACTTCCAGATCTCCACCTTCGACCGCGCCGCGCCACAGGGCACCGGTGCCGCGAAAGTGGGCGGCAACTATGCCGCCAGCCTGATGCCAGGTTCGGAAGCGAAGAAATCCGGCTTCGCCGACGCCATCTACCTGGACCCGATGACCCATTCGAAAATCGAAGAAGTCGGCTCGGCCAACTTCTTCGGTATCACCCATGACAACCAGTTCATCACGCCGAAGTCGCCTTCGGTACTGCCAGGCATCACCCGCCTGTCGCTGATCGAACTGGCCCAGACCCGCCTGGGCCTGGACGTGGTCGAGGGCGAAGTGTTCATCGACAAGCTGGATCAATTCAAGGAAGCCGGCGCCTGCGGTACCGCTGCCGTGATCTCGCCCATCGGCGGCATTCAGTACAACGGCAAACTGCACGTGTTCCACAGCGAGACCGAAGTGGGCCCGATCACCCAGAAGCTCTATAAAGAGCTGACTGGCGTGCAGACCGGTGACGTTGAAGCGCCAGCGGGTTGGATCGTAAAAGTCTAA
- a CDS encoding GNAT family acetyltransferase, whose product MSTVVRIAQTSDAESISQVILAALHSSNARDYPADVIARVASHFTPDAVLELLKRRVVLVAVQAQVIVATAALDANVVRSVFVNPALQGQGIGRLLMIEIELRAREAGVTVLSVPSSLTAEPFYSKLGFHTVRDVYHGNERTLVMEKALLSRHPIGLYRDRQHRAQVVALWQQAFGYDTAHNLPSLAIDKKLAVNDGLFFVATDKKTVIGTILAGYDGHRGWLYSVAVHADYRRHGLGSSLVRYAEQALTALGCMKINLQITSGNEAVAGFYEALGYGVEPRISMGKKIASNIPQP is encoded by the coding sequence ATGTCCACCGTCGTTCGTATTGCCCAAACCTCAGATGCCGAGAGCATCAGCCAAGTTATCCTGGCCGCCTTGCACAGCAGCAATGCACGAGATTATCCGGCGGATGTGATCGCTCGTGTGGCGAGCCATTTCACGCCGGATGCGGTGTTGGAACTGCTCAAGCGGCGTGTGGTGCTGGTGGCGGTTCAGGCGCAGGTGATCGTCGCCACGGCGGCCCTGGATGCCAATGTGGTGCGCTCGGTGTTCGTCAACCCGGCGCTGCAAGGGCAGGGCATTGGTCGGCTGCTGATGATCGAGATCGAACTGCGTGCCCGTGAAGCCGGGGTCACCGTGTTGAGCGTGCCGTCCTCGCTGACCGCCGAACCGTTCTATAGCAAGCTGGGTTTTCACACCGTGCGCGATGTCTACCACGGCAATGAGCGCACGCTGGTCATGGAAAAGGCCCTGCTGTCTCGGCACCCCATCGGCCTGTATCGCGACCGCCAGCACCGTGCGCAGGTGGTTGCGTTATGGCAGCAAGCGTTCGGCTACGACACCGCGCATAACCTGCCAAGCCTGGCGATCGATAAGAAACTGGCGGTCAATGATGGGTTGTTCTTTGTGGCGACCGATAAAAAAACCGTGATCGGTACGATCCTCGCCGGGTACGACGGCCATCGTGGCTGGTTGTATTCGGTGGCGGTGCATGCCGACTATCGTCGTCACGGCTTGGGTTCGTCGTTGGTGCGTTACGCAGAACAGGCGCTGACGGCGCTGGGGTGCATGAAGATCAACCTGCAGATCACCAGCGGCAATGAAGCGGTGGCGGGGTTCTACGAGGCATTGGGGTATGGGGTGGAACCGAGGATCAGCATGGGCAAGAAGATTGCCAGCAATATCCCCCAACCTTGA
- a CDS encoding TIGR03915 family putative DNA repair protein encodes MISLECDNLFSTWREQARWLLSHQVDPSQVSWGEAEVADLFATDEPIPAEPGPFQARIPKALLQLLESAACYHGEQRWSLLYEVLWRVSHGDRTAMLAGDKLGSELQRRIKQVSREAHHLHAFVRFIALPAEAGAELPEYVAWHEPAHDILKSASQHFIGRMGRHRWMIATPLDGVYYDGEQLIHQRRCPEAWQQLAQNVEDPHSAMWLTYYSHIFNPARLNPKVMEGHLPSRFWKNLPEGKLIPGLISEARTGKQKDGQAKLVGAKPGKRIASGHG; translated from the coding sequence ATGATCAGCCTGGAATGCGACAACCTGTTCAGCACTTGGCGCGAACAGGCGCGCTGGCTGCTCAGCCATCAGGTCGACCCCAGCCAGGTGAGCTGGGGCGAGGCTGAGGTGGCGGATCTGTTTGCCACCGACGAGCCGATTCCGGCCGAGCCCGGTCCGTTCCAGGCGCGCATTCCCAAGGCGTTGCTGCAACTGCTGGAGTCGGCCGCCTGCTACCACGGCGAGCAGCGCTGGAGCCTGCTTTACGAGGTGCTGTGGCGGGTCAGCCATGGCGACCGCACGGCCATGCTGGCGGGTGACAAGCTGGGTAGCGAGTTGCAGCGGCGCATCAAGCAGGTCAGCCGTGAAGCCCACCACCTGCATGCGTTCGTACGGTTCATTGCACTGCCAGCCGAGGCGGGGGCCGAGCTGCCGGAATACGTGGCCTGGCACGAGCCCGCCCACGACATCCTCAAGAGTGCCAGCCAGCATTTTATCGGGCGCATGGGCCGGCATCGCTGGATGATCGCAACCCCGCTGGACGGGGTGTATTACGACGGCGAGCAGTTGATCCACCAACGCCGGTGCCCCGAGGCCTGGCAGCAACTGGCGCAGAATGTCGAGGATCCGCACAGCGCCATGTGGCTGACCTACTACAGCCACATCTTCAACCCGGCGCGGTTGAACCCCAAGGTCATGGAAGGGCACTTGCCCAGCCGGTTCTGGAAGAATTTGCCGGAGGGCAAGTTGATACCGGGGCTTATCAGCGAGGCGCGCACCGGCAAGCAGAAAGATGGGCAGGCCAAGCTGGTGGGCGCTAAACCCGGCAAGCGTATTGCTAGCGGGCACGGCTAG
- a CDS encoding putative DNA modification/repair radical SAM protein — MQLIEKLSILADAAKYDASCASSGAPKRSSEGKAGLGSTDGMGICHSYTPDGRCVSLLKVLLTNFCLYDCQYCVNRRSSDVPRARFSPEEVVTLTLDFYKRNCVSGLFLSSGIIRSADYTMEQLVRVAKLLREEHDFRGYIHLKTIPEADPALIAEAGRYADRLSVNIELPTDASLQTLAPEKQIGSIKQAMQTIYTGEQTVFNEPRAPRFAPAGQSTQMIVGADDTDDSTILHGAEALYGNYKLRRVYYSAFSPIPNSPKSVPLAAPPLMREHRLYQADFLLRSYGFSANELFEGPGHLALDIDPKLAWALEHREVFPLDLNRAEPTLIARIPGIGLRTTQRLVDLRRERKIRFEDLARMRCVLAKAKPFFITSDYHPQQADSTSVLLREQLRDRPQPQQMGLWG, encoded by the coding sequence ATGCAGTTGATCGAAAAACTCAGCATCCTCGCCGACGCCGCCAAGTACGACGCTTCGTGCGCCAGCAGTGGCGCACCCAAGCGCAGTTCCGAAGGCAAGGCGGGGCTGGGTTCCACCGATGGCATGGGCATCTGCCACAGCTATACCCCGGATGGGCGTTGCGTCTCGCTGCTCAAGGTATTGCTCACCAACTTTTGTCTGTACGACTGCCAGTATTGCGTCAACCGCCGCTCCAGCGACGTGCCCCGGGCGCGCTTCAGTCCGGAAGAGGTGGTCACCCTGACGCTGGACTTCTACAAGCGCAACTGCGTCAGCGGCCTGTTTCTCAGTTCCGGCATCATCCGTTCAGCCGACTACACCATGGAACAGTTGGTGCGGGTTGCCAAACTGCTGCGCGAAGAGCACGACTTTCGCGGCTATATCCATCTCAAGACCATCCCCGAAGCCGACCCGGCGCTGATCGCCGAGGCCGGGCGCTATGCCGACCGCCTGAGCGTGAATATCGAACTGCCCACCGATGCCAGCCTGCAAACCCTGGCACCGGAAAAGCAGATCGGCTCGATCAAGCAGGCCATGCAGACCATCTACACCGGTGAACAAACCGTGTTCAACGAGCCCCGCGCGCCACGCTTCGCCCCGGCCGGGCAAAGCACGCAGATGATCGTCGGCGCCGATGACACCGATGACAGCACCATCCTGCACGGTGCCGAAGCCTTGTACGGCAATTACAAGCTGCGCCGTGTGTATTACTCGGCATTCAGCCCCATCCCCAACAGCCCGAAAAGCGTACCCCTGGCCGCGCCGCCACTGATGCGCGAGCATCGCTTGTACCAGGCCGATTTCCTGTTGCGCAGCTACGGTTTCAGCGCCAACGAGCTGTTCGAAGGCCCCGGCCACCTGGCCCTGGATATCGACCCCAAGCTGGCGTGGGCCCTGGAGCATCGCGAAGTGTTCCCCCTGGACCTGAACCGCGCCGAACCAACCTTGATCGCGCGCATCCCCGGCATTGGCCTGCGCACCACCCAGCGCCTGGTCGACCTGCGCCGCGAACGCAAGATCCGCTTCGAAGACCTGGCGCGCATGCGCTGCGTGCTGGCCAAGGCCAAGCCGTTCTTCATCACCAGCGATTACCACCCCCAGCAGGCCGACAGCACCAGCGTACTGCTGCGTGAACAGCTGCGTGATCGCCCGCAACCGCAACAAATGGGGCTGTGGGGATGA
- a CDS encoding lysine N(6)-hydroxylase/L-ornithine N(5)-oxygenase family protein: protein MTQAIASPAVHDLIGIGFGPSNLALAIALQEREKAQGKLDVLFLDKQADYRWHGNTLVTQSELQISFLKDLVTLRNPTSPYSFVNYLKAHERLVDFINLGTFYPCRMEYNDYLRWVAGQFQAQAHYGEEVLAIEPILHQQQVEALRVISRDAQGEQHVRTTRSVVVSAGGTPRIPEAFKALKGDSRVFHHSQYLERMASQPCVEGKAMRVAVIGGGQSAAEAFIDLNDSFPSVQVDMILRGSALKPADDSPFVNEVFSPAFTDLVFQQVGAERERLVAEYQNTNYSVVDLDLIERIYGIFYRQKVSGIARQAFRTLTVVEKATPGPLGIELTLRNNATGETSVSHYDAVILATGYDRQMHRELLAPLQAYMGDFEVARDYRIVTDERCKAGIYIQGFSQASHGLSDTLLSVLPIRADEIAASLYENDRNRDSARSVRDLLLATAS, encoded by the coding sequence ATGACACAGGCTATTGCTTCGCCCGCGGTTCACGACCTGATCGGTATCGGTTTCGGCCCTTCGAACCTGGCGCTGGCCATCGCCCTGCAGGAGCGTGAGAAGGCCCAGGGCAAACTGGACGTGCTGTTTCTCGACAAACAAGCCGATTACCGCTGGCACGGCAATACCCTGGTGACCCAGAGCGAACTGCAGATTTCCTTCCTCAAGGACCTGGTGACCCTGCGCAACCCCACCAGCCCGTACTCCTTCGTCAATTACCTCAAGGCCCACGAGCGCCTGGTGGACTTCATCAACCTGGGCACCTTCTACCCGTGCCGCATGGAGTACAACGACTACCTGCGCTGGGTCGCCGGGCAATTCCAGGCCCAGGCCCACTACGGCGAAGAAGTGCTGGCCATCGAGCCGATCCTGCATCAGCAGCAGGTTGAAGCGCTGCGCGTGATCTCCCGTGATGCCCAGGGCGAACAGCATGTGCGCACCACGCGCTCGGTGGTGGTCAGCGCCGGTGGCACGCCGCGCATTCCCGAAGCGTTCAAGGCGCTCAAGGGCGACAGCCGGGTGTTCCACCATTCCCAGTACCTGGAGCGCATGGCGAGCCAGCCGTGTGTCGAGGGCAAGGCCATGCGCGTCGCGGTGATCGGCGGTGGCCAGAGCGCCGCCGAGGCGTTTATCGACCTCAACGACAGCTTCCCGTCGGTGCAGGTCGACATGATCCTGCGCGGCTCGGCGCTCAAGCCGGCCGATGACAGCCCGTTCGTCAACGAAGTGTTCTCGCCGGCCTTTACCGACCTGGTGTTCCAGCAGGTCGGCGCTGAGCGTGAGCGGCTGGTCGCCGAGTACCAGAACACCAACTACTCGGTGGTGGACCTGGACCTGATCGAACGCATCTACGGCATTTTCTATCGGCAGAAGGTCTCCGGCATCGCGCGCCAGGCGTTCCGCACGCTGACCGTGGTCGAAAAAGCCACCCCCGGCCCGCTGGGTATCGAACTGACGCTGCGCAACAATGCCACCGGCGAAACCAGCGTCAGTCATTACGACGCGGTGATCCTGGCCACCGGCTACGATCGCCAGATGCACCGCGAACTGCTCGCGCCGCTGCAGGCCTACATGGGCGATTTCGAAGTGGCCCGCGACTACCGCATCGTCACTGACGAGCGCTGCAAGGCAGGCATCTACATCCAGGGGTTCAGCCAGGCCAGCCATGGTTTGAGCGATACGTTGCTGTCGGTGCTGCCGATCCGGGCGGATGAAATTGCGGCGTCGCTGTATGAGAACGATCGCAACCGTGATTCAGCACGCTCGGTACGGGACCTGTTGTTGGCGACCGCGAGCTGA